The Streptomyces camelliae genome window below encodes:
- a CDS encoding ATP-binding cassette domain-containing protein — protein MTVDDGALACVLGSSGCGKSTLLRVVAGFHSATQGRVTLHGRLLDDGATRVPAERRRIGCVPQEGALPAPDRDLPSRRSFDGGAIPTKERPVVQIQNWVARISVPVGRSSSVATSSVLAGRVTIAKAVPSPGRISGRAPRPRTAILRAPGERATSSTAYGTCAREARTEVRTSVTPTTAAAAPAETGFQRPQAIGVQPRARVESHEDQGEADQGGGG, from the coding sequence GTGACCGTCGATGACGGGGCGCTCGCCTGTGTCCTGGGTTCCTCCGGTTGCGGCAAGAGCACCTTGCTCCGTGTCGTCGCCGGCTTCCACTCCGCCACCCAGGGGAGGGTCACCCTGCACGGCCGCCTCCTCGACGACGGCGCCACGAGGGTCCCCGCCGAGCGCCGGCGCATCGGCTGTGTACCGCAAGAGGGCGCTCTTCCCGCACCTGACCGAGATCTGCCGTCGCGTCGTAGTTTCGACGGCGGAGCGATCCCGACGAAGGAGAGGCCGGTGGTGCAGATCCAGAACTGGGTGGCAAGGATCTCGGTGCCGGTCGGGCGCAGCAGCAGCGTGGCGACGAGTTCGGTGCTCGCGGGGAGGGTGACCATTGCGAAGGCCGTGCCGAGTCCGGGCAGGATCAGCGGCAGAGCGCCCCGGCCCAGGACCGCGATCCTGCGGGCGCCGGGCGAGCGCGCCACGTCCTCGACTGCGTACGGCACATGCGCGAGGGAGGCCCGCACGGAGGTCAGAACGAGCGTCACCCCCACCACTGCCGCCGCCGCGCCTGCGGAGACCGGCTTCCAGCGGCCCCAGGCCATCGGGGTGCAGCCCCGCGCACGAGTCGAGAGCCACGAGGACCAGGGCGAGGCCGACCAGGGCGGGGGAGGGTGA
- a CDS encoding helix-turn-helix transcriptional regulator, translated as MGLDHAALTSLAALGDATRRRMFELIRQGRRPVTREEMADSLGISRKLAAFHLDKLVAVGLLQARVDSPGGIRKVGRRPKVYEPVDEAIGVTIPERRYGMLADVLTEAVLTETDEESAREAALRVAYRRGETLGTTKRERVRPGRLGAERGLTVAAETLDEFGYEPERIGPTLMSLRNCPFHPMAAKAPELVCAVNQAFLAGYLHGLGSDKTTAVLAPRPGVCCVELRGDDTAGGTSEWGGVCER; from the coding sequence GTGGGACTTGACCACGCCGCGCTGACCAGCTTGGCCGCCCTGGGCGACGCCACGCGGCGCCGCATGTTCGAGCTGATCCGGCAAGGGCGGCGGCCGGTGACGCGTGAGGAGATGGCCGACAGCCTTGGCATCTCCCGCAAGCTGGCGGCTTTCCACCTGGACAAGCTGGTGGCGGTCGGCCTGCTCCAGGCGCGCGTCGATTCACCCGGGGGTATTCGCAAGGTCGGCCGTAGGCCCAAGGTGTACGAGCCGGTGGACGAGGCGATCGGGGTGACCATTCCCGAGCGTCGTTACGGCATGCTGGCCGACGTCCTCACCGAGGCCGTGCTCACCGAGACGGACGAGGAGTCGGCTCGCGAGGCCGCGCTCCGCGTGGCATACCGGCGCGGGGAGACCTTGGGCACCACCAAACGTGAGCGGGTGCGTCCCGGGCGCCTCGGTGCTGAGCGCGGACTGACCGTAGCGGCCGAAACACTCGATGAGTTCGGTTACGAGCCGGAGCGCATCGGGCCCACCCTGATGAGCCTGCGTAACTGTCCCTTCCACCCCATGGCGGCCAAGGCCCCCGAGCTGGTCTGCGCCGTCAACCAGGCTTTCCTGGCCGGTTACCTGCACGGTCTGGGAAGCGACAAGACCACAGCGGTACTCGCCCCGAGGCCCGGCGTATGCTGCGTCGAACTGCGCGGTGACGACACGGCGGGCGGCACATCGGAGTGGGGTGGCGTCTGCGAGCGGTGA